AGGATGCGGGATTCCGTCTCGTCTTCCATGCACAGCCTCTCCGGTTCTGACTTCGATCCGTCGTGTGGACAGCATCACATGGGCATGGGGCTTCGCCTGTCCGTCTTCGCCAATATCCCAATGCACATTGAGATCAGCCACCATGCCGCGTTCCACGAACTGCTCCCGCACGAAATCCCGTGCCAGCGCGATCCCCTGCGCCTGGGTCATTTCGCGCGGGATTGAAAACTCCACCTCGCGGGCAAGCTGGGCATCCTTGCGCTTCTCGATCGCCTCGACCTCGTTCCAGAGGGTCGCACGGTCGAGAAACCGTTCCGGCGCGCCGTCGGGCAGCAGGATCTCGGAATGCACCACGCCGCTCTTGTTGGAAAAGTCATGGTCGCGATCCAGCCGCAAATCATGCAGGCGGGACGCTGCACGATAAGCCGCCGCCGCCACGGCGCTCCGGCCGGTGGCGCGGCTGATGACCTTTGCATGCAGGTGATAGATCGCCATGAGCACGATTCTATCACACCCCTTAAGCGCACGTCACGAAGTGACGTATAAGCGCGCACTCACATTTTATTGCGCCACAAAAATTGATTGCTCTGGATAAGTGACGCGGTTCTCGCCTGTATGGTAGAGTATGGCACAGACCAGCAGGACAGGGGACCAGAAATGCGCAGGCCACGGGACATTGATTCGGAACTGAAGGCTCTTCAGGAAAAGGCGAAGCAGCTTAAGGCGCAACGGACCATCCAGCTCGGTGAACTGGTCGAGGCGACGGGAGCCGATACCCTGTCGATCGAGGCGCTGGCCGGGGTACTGCTTGCGGCTGTCGAACAGGCAGACGGCAAACCCGAAGCCGTCGCGAGGTGGACCGAACGGGGAACGGCGTTCTTTCAGGCCGGGGCAAAAAAGGGCGGCCGGAAAGGAACCGGAAACGATCAGAGCGGAGCTTCTGGCGCTTGAGAGTCGGATCAGGAAGCAGGCGGCCCTGATCCATCACCATCAGGCACGAAAGGCACGCACCGACATGCGCGACTGGGCGAAGGCGCGACGGGAACGCACCCATCATCTGATCGAACTGGGAGGCTTGGTCCAGAAGGCTGGACTGGTCGATCTGACCGATGATGACCGCGCCACCCTTCTCGGAGCCTTTCTGGACATTGTGGGACAGCTTCATGGGGGCAGTGAAACCACTCCAGATGACCTGAAAACACGATGGAGACGTGCAGGCCTGCATGCTTTTGACAGGGACCGAGAACATGACAGGACAACAGGCGGAAACGACCATGACTGACCACGAAACACGATCATCTGAAACGGACATACTACGGGAACTGACAGCCCGGATTGTCGCTTCCTATGTCAGCAGCAACACGGTTCCAGCCGACACCCTACCCGACCTCATCGCCACGGTGTTTCAGGCGCTCGGAAGCCTCGGACAGACGACGATTGAAACACCGGATCTGGTGCCGGCCGTGCCTGTGAAGAAATCGGTCTTTCCGGATTACATTGTCTGCCTGGAGGACGGGAAAAAATTGAAGATGCTCAAGCGTCATCTCCAGTCCGCCTATGGCATGACGCCAAAACAATATCGCGAGAAATGGGGTCTGCCTGAAAGCTACCCGATGGTAGCCCCCGCCTATGCAGCCCGACGCTCTGTCCTGGCCCAGGAAATCGGACTGGGGCGGGCCGTCAGGACCGCCCCTGATGTTACGGTCCCCACTGCTGAAGATCAGGTGCCGGTCACGCACGTACCGGAGAAAAAACGTGGACGCAGGCCAAAACTGGCCTGAAAATCCAGACGGAAACAGAACGCGGGAACGACCTCTCATTCCCGCGCTGAAGATTACCAGTAATATTCGTGGGGGCGTCGTGTTCCGGTATACGGAAAGACCGCCTCGACAGGATCGAGGTCGCCCTTGATGATCAGGCGGGTGATATGCCTGTCATGATGACGGCCAGGGCGAATATCATGCAGATGGCTGTACCAGTTTGGAGATTCAGAGGCTTCACGTGAGCCTCCATAACCACAGCGATCCGGCCGATTGGCCCAGCGATGATTACGACCGTATTTGCGGCTGTGATGATAGGTGCGAGACATGGGGAGCTTTCCCTCCATGACGCGCGGAGTGATTTCCGAGCGTACCTACATCGCCCGATCTCCTCTATTCTGGTCGGAATACAGCTTTACCGTGCCTGAGCGACATCGGTCTCCAGCAGCATCCGGACATAGCGTGTGTAAGGGATGCCCTTTGCCTTTGCCCTGGCTTTCACGGCGTCCAGCAGGGACGCCGGCAGGCGCATGTTGAGGGCAGCCGCCTTGGGTT
The genomic region above belongs to Komagataeibacter sp. FNDCR2 and contains:
- a CDS encoding conjugal transfer protein TraD, with the translated sequence MRRPRDIDSELKALQEKAKQLKAQRTIQLGELVEATGADTLSIEALAGVLLAAVEQADGKPEAVARWTERGTAFFQAGAKKGGRKGTGNDQSGASGA
- a CDS encoding conjugal transfer protein TraD, with product MRDWAKARRERTHHLIELGGLVQKAGLVDLTDDDRATLLGAFLDIVGQLHGGSETTPDDLKTRWRRAGLHAFDRDREHDRTTGGNDHD
- a CDS encoding MucR family transcriptional regulator, translating into MTDHETRSSETDILRELTARIVASYVSSNTVPADTLPDLIATVFQALGSLGQTTIETPDLVPAVPVKKSVFPDYIVCLEDGKKLKMLKRHLQSAYGMTPKQYREKWGLPESYPMVAPAYAARRSVLAQEIGLGRAVRTAPDVTVPTAEDQVPVTHVPEKKRGRRPKLA
- a CDS encoding BrnA antitoxin family protein; this encodes MPSLHSDEAAEHFVATADLTRYDLSGFKPMRFEIEPKAAALNMRLPASLLDAVKARAKAKGIPYTRYVRMLLETDVAQAR